The nucleotide sequence AAAGATGCTGTTATTGCTGCATTGCGCTTACTTGAAGACAAGGGAATTATTGAAGCTACACGCAAATATAAGTCGGTTACTGAGTACAAATTGTGTGATGGAGTTCTCGACTCTGAAAAACCGAATCAAGAATCTAAGGTCGGAAAAAACGACAAGAAAGATAGCAATCTTGTCGGAAAATCAGAATCCAATCTTGTCGGAAAAACCGCATCTATTAAAACAACTTCTTTTAAAGCAACTTTAAAGCAAGGGGTGTACTCAGAAGACTTTGAAAAATTCTGGGAATCATATCCACGTTGTAAGCGTAAATCAGACAAGTCTGGAACATTTAAAACTTTTGAGAAATACAAATCAGTTGTGACTACTGAAACATTGATCAAAATTCTAAATGCTCAAAAACAAGATCAATCTTGGATTAAACAGGATGGTGAATTTATTCCAGCACCGACTACCTGGCTAAATCAAAAGAATTGGGAGAACGATTACTGGACAACTCAAGCACCAGTATTTAATCAAGCAGCACCAGCACCTCAAAACCTTAAAACAGTCAAAGGGGCTTGGTAATGTCTGATATTCATAACATCGCAATCGAGCAATGTGTACTTGCTGCATTGATGACAGTTCAAAACTCTTATGAAACTGTGGCAGGTGACTTAACTCAAGACTGCTTCTTCTCAACAAAGCATCAAGAGGTTTTCAAAGCTATTTCCGAATTGGCTGATTCTGGAAGACCTTATGACGCTGTACTGGTTGAACAGAAACTCAATCAAAGTAAATCTCTGGTTGATGCTTCTGACTATCTGATGACGATCATGTCTGAATCGCCATCAAGTTTTTATAACTTGGGCAGCTATGTATCTGAACTTAATAAACTGAAATCACACCGCAAGGTTGAGGAAATTGGCAAGAAGATTGCCATGATTGCTCATGACTTAAATCTGGATGATGTCTTTGCTGAAGCAGAGGGACTATTTAGTGGATCAGACAATCAGGATCAGAATAACTTAGGTTCAAGCTTTGAAGACTCCATTGATAGTGCTTTGAAAAAGATGATCGAGAAAGCCGAAGCACTGGCACAGGGTAAGCCGTCAGGTGTGAGGTTCAATCTGCCTACTTTGGACAACCTCATTGGTACGGTTCAAAAAGGGCATTTGTGTGTCGTTGGTGGTAGACCGGGTTCAGGTAAATCGACTTTGGCTCAAATGCTGGCACTGGATACTGCAATCAAAAACAAAGGTGTGCTGTTTGTATCGGCTGAGATGGATAAAGAGACTTTGGTTAATCGAATGATTAGTGCCTTGAGTCTGATCCCTTATGACGAGCTGCACAACGCTCGTATGTCGTCAGGTGTGATGCAGGACTTCACCAATGCGCAAGCTGCCTATGCAAAATTGCCAATCTGGATCGAACCGAAGCAAAAGCCGACATTAAGCGAAGTTCGTACCTATGTACGCAAAGCAGAGCGCCGCTACAAGAAGATAGGACTTGGGTGCATCGTTATTGACTACTTGCAGTTACTTCGCAATCCAAG is from Acinetobacter lwoffii and encodes:
- a CDS encoding replicative DNA helicase, which translates into the protein MSDIHNIAIEQCVLAALMTVQNSYETVAGDLTQDCFFSTKHQEVFKAISELADSGRPYDAVLVEQKLNQSKSLVDASDYLMTIMSESPSSFYNLGSYVSELNKLKSHRKVEEIGKKIAMIAHDLNLDDVFAEAEGLFSGSDNQDQNNLGSSFEDSIDSALKKMIEKAEALAQGKPSGVRFNLPTLDNLIGTVQKGHLCVVGGRPGSGKSTLAQMLALDTAIKNKGVLFVSAEMDKETLVNRMISALSLIPYDELHNARMSSGVMQDFTNAQAAYAKLPIWIEPKQKPTLSEVRTYVRKAERRYKKIGLGCIVIDYLQLLRNPSQRDRIQEVASISRELKSMAKEFECPVIALVQLNRDADKGSRPKSSDIKESGQIEQDADQIVLLHPKLQSEDLMPTGVTEVLVTKNRHGKKGIVLVQDQLDVCRFASVAQEQVGGGV